DNA from Serinibacter salmoneus:
GGTGCCGAGCTCCAGCGCGGTGGCCAGCGCCTCCCGGACGCACGCGGCGAAGTCCGCCACGTCCTCCTCGGCGCGCAGCTCGGGCACATGCGCGAACCCGACCGGGGCGCCGGGCAGCAGGCCGAGGGCGTGGTACATGACGGCGTTGCACACATAGCTCCCGGCGCTGAGCGAGGAGGTCAGCGGCAGGCCCCGCTCCGCGGCCCGCGCCAGGGTCGCCTTGACGGGGAGCGTGGTGAACCGGGCCGCAGGCCCCGCGGGATCGACCGGTTCGTCCACCGGCTGCGCGCCGTCGTTGTCGGGGATGCGCGCATCGGCGAGGTTGATCGCCACCCGCTCCAGGCGCACCCGGTCGGTGCCCGCCGCGAGACCGAGGCAGAGCACGACGGCGGGGCGAACCCGGGTGATCGCCTCACGCAGCGCGAGGGGTGCGCCGGCGAACGTCACCGGGAGCCGCTCCGGGACCAGCACGCCCGGACCCTCCCAGGTCCGGGCCACCTCACGTGCCACCTCCCAGGAGGAGTTCGTCGCATCGCCGCCGAACGGCTCGAACCCGGTGACCAGAACGGTTCGTGTCATGGGGACAGTCTCCCACCCGGACATGCGACGGCGCCCGCCACCGAAGGTGACGGGCGCCGTGCGACCGGATCAGTCGCTGATCATGCGATCAGGATCAGTTGCCGGTGAGCTTCTCGCGGAGCGCGGCCAGGGCCTCATCGGAGGCCAGGGTGCCGCTGCCGGCAGCCGGGGTGGAGGTGTAGCTCGAGGAGGAGCTCTCCACGGCGGCCTCGGGGGCCTCGCCCTCCGGCTCGGAGTCCGCGGCCAGTGCCGCGGCGACCTGCGCCTTGTGGGCCTCCCAGCGAGCCTGCGCCTCGGCGTACTGCGCCTCCCAGGCCTCGCGCTCGGCGTCGAAGCCCTCGAGCCACTCGTTGGTCTCCGGGTCGAAGCCCTCGGGGTACTTGTAGTTGCCCTGCTCGTCGTACTCGGCCGCCATGCCGTACAGGCTGGGGTCGAAGTCGTCCGAGGCCGGGTCCACACCCTCGTTGGCCTGCTTCAGCGACAGCGAGATGCGGCGACGCTCCAGGTCGATGTCGATGACCTTGACGAAGACCTCCTCGCCGACCTTCGCGACCTGCTCGGGCACCTCGACGTGGCGCACGGCCAGCTCGGAGATGTGCACGAGGCCCTCGATGCCGTCCTCGACGCGCACGAACGCACCGAACGGGACGAGCTTGGTGACCTTACCCGGCACGACCTGCCCGATGGCGTGGGTGCGGGCGAACTGCTGCCACGGGTCCTCCTGGGTCGCCTTGAGCGACAGCGAGACGCGCTCGCGGTCCAGCTCGACGTCCAGCACCTCGACCATGACCTCCTGGCCGACCTCGACGACCTCGCTCGGGTGGTCGATGTGCTTCCAGGACAGCTCGGAGACGTGCACCAGACCGTCCACGCCACCCAGGTCCACGAACGCACCGAAGTTGACGATCGAGGAGACCACACCGGGGCGCACCTGGCCCTTGGCGAGCGTGTTGAGGAAGGTGGAGCGGACCTCGGACTGGGTCTGCTCGAGCCACGCGCGGCGGGAGAGCACCACGTTGTTGCGGTTCTTGTCCAGCTCGATGATCTTGGCCTCGATCTCGCGGCCGACGTACGGCTGCAGATCGCGGACGCGGCGCATCTCCACCAGCGACGCCGGGAGGAAGCCACGCAGGCCGATGTCCAGGATCAGGCCGCCCTTGACGACCTCGATGACGGTGCCGGTGACGACGCCGTCCTCCTCCTTGACCTTCTCGATGGTGCCCCAGGCGCGCTCGTACTGGGCGCGCTTCTTGGAGAGCAGGAGGCGGCCTTCCTTGTCCTCCTTCTGGAGGACGAGCGCCTCGACGACCTCACCGACGGACACGACGTCCTCGGGGTCGACATCGTGCTTGATGGAGAGCTCGCGGGAGAGGATGACCCCCTCCGTCTTGTACCCGATGTCGAGGAGCACTTCGTCACGGTCGACCTTGACGATGGTGCCTTCGACGATGTCGCCGTCGTTGAAGTACTTGATGGTGGCGTCGACGGCGGCGAGGAAGTCCTCCGACGTTCCGATGTCGTTGATGGCGACCTGGGGAACCGTCGGGGCGGGGGTGGAGATGGTCATGTAGGAGAGACTCCGTTGCGGACAGGGATAGAGCG
Protein-coding regions in this window:
- a CDS encoding pyroglutamyl-peptidase I; the protein is MTRTVLVTGFEPFGGDATNSSWEVAREVARTWEGPGVLVPERLPVTFAGAPLALREAITRVRPAVVLCLGLAAGTDRVRLERVAINLADARIPDNDGAQPVDEPVDPAGPAARFTTLPVKATLARAAERGLPLTSSLSAGSYVCNAVMYHALGLLPGAPVGFAHVPELRAEEDVADFAACVREALATALELGTADSRLIGGAIA
- the rpsA gene encoding 30S ribosomal protein S1, producing the protein MTISTPAPTVPQVAINDIGTSEDFLAAVDATIKYFNDGDIVEGTIVKVDRDEVLLDIGYKTEGVILSRELSIKHDVDPEDVVSVGEVVEALVLQKEDKEGRLLLSKKRAQYERAWGTIEKVKEEDGVVTGTVIEVVKGGLILDIGLRGFLPASLVEMRRVRDLQPYVGREIEAKIIELDKNRNNVVLSRRAWLEQTQSEVRSTFLNTLAKGQVRPGVVSSIVNFGAFVDLGGVDGLVHVSELSWKHIDHPSEVVEVGQEVMVEVLDVELDRERVSLSLKATQEDPWQQFARTHAIGQVVPGKVTKLVPFGAFVRVEDGIEGLVHISELAVRHVEVPEQVAKVGEEVFVKVIDIDLERRRISLSLKQANEGVDPASDDFDPSLYGMAAEYDEQGNYKYPEGFDPETNEWLEGFDAEREAWEAQYAEAQARWEAHKAQVAAALAADSEPEGEAPEAAVESSSSSYTSTPAAGSGTLASDEALAALREKLTGN